TTCGCTCCCCTTGTGGAAGTCCTCAAGACCCAGAACAAGGCCCTACGCATCGGCGTCAACCATGGGTCACTGGCTGAACGGATGCTGTTCACCTACGGCGACACGCCCGAGGGAATGGTGGAATCCGCCATGGAGTTTGTTCGTCTCTGCGATGAACTCGACTTCCACAACATCGTGATCTCGATGAAAGCCTCCCGAGCTCCGGTGATGCTTGCGGCCTACCGCCTGATGGCCGACACCCTGGATCGCGAGGGATTTCACTACCCCCTCCATCTCGGCGTGACGGAAGCAGGTGATGGGGACTACGGCCGTATCAAAAGCACCGCCGGAATCGCCACGCTCCTGGCCGAGGGCCTCGGGGACACAATTCGCGTTTCACTCACCGAAGCACCCGAGAAAGAAATCCCTGTTTGCTTTTCAATCCTTCAAGCCCTGGGATTGCGCAAAACGATGGTCGAATACGTGGCTTGCCCGAGCTGCGGTCGTACTTTGTTTAATCTCGAAGAAGTGCTGAATCAGGTTCGGGATGCCACCTCGCACCTCACCGGTCTCGACATCGCCGTGATGGGTTGCATCGTGAATGGTCCGGGCGAGATGGCAGATGCTGACTACGGTTACGTCGGCAAGACCCCTGGGGTCATCTCCCTCTACAGAGGGCGTGATGAGATCCGCAAGGTGCCGGAAACCGAAGGGGTTGATGCACTGATCCAGCTCATCAAGGACGACGGACGCTGGGTGGATCCCGTCTGATGTCGTTACTCTGAGGAATCAGTCCTCTAGGACGTTATGCCCACCCCCCGCCTGAGCCCTGAGCATCCCCATCGCCAAGGCTTGCTGCTGATCCTTGGCGCCGGAGGCATCGCAGCCGCTGTGGCGATTGCAGCACCGGGACTGGGTCTTCCGAGTACAACGTCATCATCGATCACTGACAGCCCGAAGGAGGTGATCGATCAGGTTTGGCAAATCGTGTATCGCGATTACCTGGATTCCACTGGTAACTACTCTCCAGAACGGTGGACGACCCTGCGCCGTGACCTGCTGACCAAGAGTTACGCAGGCACGGATGAATCGTATGAAGCGATTCGGGGAATGCTGGCCAGCCTCGACGATCCCTACACGCGCTTTTTGGACCCGAAGGAGTTCAAACAGATGCAGATCGACACCTCCGGTGAACTCACCGGGGTGGGCATTCAAATCACGCTCGACAAAGACACCAAAGACATCGTGGTGGTGTCGCCGATCGAGGGAACTCCAGCATCGAAGGCTGGCGTGCAACCCAAGGACGTGATCGTTTCGATCGACGGGGAATCCACCAAGGGGATGACCACCGAAGACGCAGTGAAATTGATCCGCGGCCAGGAAGGCAGCGAAGTCACCCTTGGATTGCGCCGCAAAGGGGAAGTCGTCATTGTTCCCCTCAAACGGGCTCGCATTGAGATCAACGCCGTCGAGAGCCGGCTCAACTCCGGTTCAGATGGCACAAAGGTGGGATATATCCGCCTCAAGCAGTTCAATGCCAAAGCGTCTCGGGAGATGAGGGCTGCGATCCGAGACCTTGAAAAGCAAGGTGCCCAGGGCTTTGTCCTTGATCTGCGCAGCAATCCCGGCGGCCTCTTGGAAGCCAGCGTGGATATCGCTCGTCAATGGTTGGACGAAGGCACGATCGTCAGCACCAAAACACGCGACGGGATTCAAGACGTCCGTCGCGCCACCGGTAGTGCGGTCACGGACCGCCCCGTGGTGGTGCTCGTGAATG
The sequence above is a segment of the Synechococcus sp. PROS-7-1 genome. Coding sequences within it:
- the ispG gene encoding (E)-4-hydroxy-3-methylbut-2-enyl-diphosphate synthase, with amino-acid sequence MTGTLATASQTGNATARSQRYDTVIHRRRTRTVMVGDVPIGSEHPVAVQSMINEDTLDIEGAVAGIRRLAEAGCEIVRVTTPSMAHAKAMGDIRAALRAQGCGVPLVADVHHNGIRIALEVAQHVDKVRINPGLFVFDKPDPDRQDFSREEFEAIGQRIKDDFAPLVEVLKTQNKALRIGVNHGSLAERMLFTYGDTPEGMVESAMEFVRLCDELDFHNIVISMKASRAPVMLAAYRLMADTLDREGFHYPLHLGVTEAGDGDYGRIKSTAGIATLLAEGLGDTIRVSLTEAPEKEIPVCFSILQALGLRKTMVEYVACPSCGRTLFNLEEVLNQVRDATSHLTGLDIAVMGCIVNGPGEMADADYGYVGKTPGVISLYRGRDEIRKVPETEGVDALIQLIKDDGRWVDPV
- a CDS encoding S41 family peptidase, producing MPTPRLSPEHPHRQGLLLILGAGGIAAAVAIAAPGLGLPSTTSSSITDSPKEVIDQVWQIVYRDYLDSTGNYSPERWTTLRRDLLTKSYAGTDESYEAIRGMLASLDDPYTRFLDPKEFKQMQIDTSGELTGVGIQITLDKDTKDIVVVSPIEGTPASKAGVQPKDVIVSIDGESTKGMTTEDAVKLIRGQEGSEVTLGLRRKGEVVIVPLKRARIEINAVESRLNSGSDGTKVGYIRLKQFNAKASREMRAAIRDLEKQGAQGFVLDLRSNPGGLLEASVDIARQWLDEGTIVSTKTRDGIQDVRRATGSAVTDRPVVVLVNEGSASASEILSGALQDNNRAVLVGQKTFGKGLVQSVRGLSDGSGLTVTIAKYLTPKGTDIHKNGIRPDVPVELSEEEIQSLTVEQLGTGKDSQYRAAETTLIKALRSPGQGQAYQPGSANLQSALQR